A single region of the Brachypodium distachyon strain Bd21 chromosome 3, Brachypodium_distachyon_v3.0, whole genome shotgun sequence genome encodes:
- the LOC100833713 gene encoding uncharacterized protein LOC100833713 isoform X2 produces MTERRRCCRGARCPVSRRGSPSSRRTRPPTPSARTRPRAASSPPAASRGTAPWTCCSSTPPGAPRSSPSTSGTPAPASPCSTRTATPPTSASSTTSSCSSRYDYSGYGASTGKPSEENTYADIEAVYQCLETEYGISQENVILYGQSVGSGPTLHLASRLPRLRAVVLHSAILSGLRVVCHVNFTFCFDIYKNVKKIKKVKCPVLVIHGTDDDVVNWSHGNELWKLAREPYDPLWIKGGGHCNLELYPDFIRHLSKFIREMESMTTKTRLKKIRESLQPAKTVYPAHTATTTTFTTNCCCRIRVRKPTCPSCNFSCSCCHALRNCFTFRPFKCSICLSCNCRSCFNCCCC; encoded by the exons ATGACTGAGCGCCGCCGATGCTGTCGGGGTGCTCGGTGTCCAGTCTCGCGGCGAGGTTCGCCTTCTTCCCGCCGGACCCGCCCACCTACGCCGTCCGCAAGGACGAGGCCACGGGCCGCCTCGTCGCCTCCGGCGGCGTCCCGCGGGACAGCGCCATGGACGTGCTGCTCGTCGACACCGCCAGGGGCACCAAGGTCGTCGCCTTCTACCTCAGGAACCCCTGCGCCCGCCTCACCGTGCTCTACTCGCACGGCAACGCCGCCGACCTCGGCCAGCTCTACGACCTCTTCGTGCAGCTCAAG GTATGACTACTCGGGGTACGGTGCATCTACTGGCAAG CCAAGTGAAGAGAATACATATGCAGACATTGAAGCAGTTTACCAGTGCTTAGAAACCGAGTATGGAATAAGCCAGGAAAATGTTATCTTGTATGGACAATCTGTTGGCAGTGGGCCAACATTGCATTTAGCCTCTCGTTTGCCAAGATTGCGTGCTGTGGTTCTTCACAGTGCTATACTGTCAGGCCTCCGTGTTGTTTGCCATGTGAACTTTACTTTCTGCTTTGACATTTACAAA AacgtcaaaaaaataaagaaggtgAAATGCCCAGTGCTCGTTATTCAT GGAACTGATGATGATGTCGTGAACTGGTCACATGGTAATGAACTGTGGAAACTGGCAAGGGAGCCGTATGATCCATTATGGATCAAAGGGGGAGGTCACTGCAATCTGGAGCTGTACCCGGACTTCATCCGCCACCTCTCCAAGTTCATCCGTGAAATGGAGAGTATGACAACCAAAACGAGGCTCAAGAAGATCCGAGAGTCCCTCCAACCAGCAAAGACTGTCTACCCCGCACACACCGCAACGACTACCACCTTCACCACTAACTGCTGCTGCCGTATCCGAGTCCGCAAACCGACCTGCCCCAGCTGCAATTTCAGCTGCAGCTGTTGTCATGCATTGAGGAATTGCTTCACATTCCGTCCATTCAAGTGCTCGATCTGCCTCTCCTGCAACTGCAGGAGCTGCttcaactgctgctgctgctga
- the LOC100833713 gene encoding alpha/beta hydrolase domain-containing protein 17C isoform X1 yields the protein MLSGCSVSSLAARFAFFPPDPPTYAVRKDEATGRLVASGGVPRDSAMDVLLVDTARGTKVVAFYLRNPCARLTVLYSHGNAADLGQLYDLFVQLKVNLKVNLMGYDYSGYGASTGKPSEENTYADIEAVYQCLETEYGISQENVILYGQSVGSGPTLHLASRLPRLRAVVLHSAILSGLRVVCHVNFTFCFDIYKNVKKIKKVKCPVLVIHGTDDDVVNWSHGNELWKLAREPYDPLWIKGGGHCNLELYPDFIRHLSKFIREMESMTTKTRLKKIRESLQPAKTVYPAHTATTTTFTTNCCCRIRVRKPTCPSCNFSCSCCHALRNCFTFRPFKCSICLSCNCRSCFNCCCC from the exons ATGCTGTCGGGGTGCTCGGTGTCCAGTCTCGCGGCGAGGTTCGCCTTCTTCCCGCCGGACCCGCCCACCTACGCCGTCCGCAAGGACGAGGCCACGGGCCGCCTCGTCGCCTCCGGCGGCGTCCCGCGGGACAGCGCCATGGACGTGCTGCTCGTCGACACCGCCAGGGGCACCAAGGTCGTCGCCTTCTACCTCAGGAACCCCTGCGCCCGCCTCACCGTGCTCTACTCGCACGGCAACGCCGCCGACCTCGGCCAGCTCTACGACCTCTTCGTGCAGCTCAAGGTCAATCTCAAGGTCAATCTGATGGG GTATGACTACTCGGGGTACGGTGCATCTACTGGCAAG CCAAGTGAAGAGAATACATATGCAGACATTGAAGCAGTTTACCAGTGCTTAGAAACCGAGTATGGAATAAGCCAGGAAAATGTTATCTTGTATGGACAATCTGTTGGCAGTGGGCCAACATTGCATTTAGCCTCTCGTTTGCCAAGATTGCGTGCTGTGGTTCTTCACAGTGCTATACTGTCAGGCCTCCGTGTTGTTTGCCATGTGAACTTTACTTTCTGCTTTGACATTTACAAA AacgtcaaaaaaataaagaaggtgAAATGCCCAGTGCTCGTTATTCAT GGAACTGATGATGATGTCGTGAACTGGTCACATGGTAATGAACTGTGGAAACTGGCAAGGGAGCCGTATGATCCATTATGGATCAAAGGGGGAGGTCACTGCAATCTGGAGCTGTACCCGGACTTCATCCGCCACCTCTCCAAGTTCATCCGTGAAATGGAGAGTATGACAACCAAAACGAGGCTCAAGAAGATCCGAGAGTCCCTCCAACCAGCAAAGACTGTCTACCCCGCACACACCGCAACGACTACCACCTTCACCACTAACTGCTGCTGCCGTATCCGAGTCCGCAAACCGACCTGCCCCAGCTGCAATTTCAGCTGCAGCTGTTGTCATGCATTGAGGAATTGCTTCACATTCCGTCCATTCAAGTGCTCGATCTGCCTCTCCTGCAACTGCAGGAGCTGCttcaactgctgctgctgctga